The following proteins come from a genomic window of Dehalococcoidia bacterium:
- a CDS encoding methyltransferase, with protein MTKDLGNPPQMPPNVEVFSLCASMVTARALWAAAELGVADQIAGDPVSIDKIATATGAHADTLYRILRLLAANGIFREHPDRRFSHTPQSETLREDHSTKTRAAVRLIGSVDFWNAFANLHKSAKTGETGWKLTTGMGFFEWLPKHPEAATIFNDAMIGIHGGEPPAVAEAYLFNGTVVDVGGGSGNMLIHILKRYPEVKGTLFELAHVADAARANLDAAGVANRCVVQTGNFFESVPSGGDIYLLSHIIHDWDEPSCVKILSNCRKAKNRGGKVLLVEMVVPAPNQPHPAKELDLVMLTVPGGRERSEAEYGQLLEKAGLKLSRVIPTKSPVSIIEAQ; from the coding sequence ATGACAAAGGACTTGGGCAATCCACCGCAGATGCCGCCAAATGTCGAGGTGTTCTCTCTGTGCGCGTCCATGGTGACCGCTCGGGCGCTTTGGGCCGCAGCAGAGCTGGGTGTTGCAGATCAGATCGCTGGCGATCCGGTGTCCATCGACAAGATCGCCACCGCCACCGGCGCACATGCGGACACCTTGTACCGCATCCTCCGCCTGCTCGCCGCAAACGGAATCTTTCGGGAGCACCCGGACCGCCGCTTCTCGCACACGCCGCAGAGCGAGACGCTGCGCGAAGACCACTCCACCAAGACCCGCGCCGCGGTGCGTCTGATCGGCAGTGTGGACTTCTGGAACGCGTTCGCGAACCTCCACAAGAGCGCGAAGACGGGCGAGACCGGGTGGAAGCTGACAACGGGTATGGGCTTCTTCGAGTGGCTGCCGAAGCACCCCGAGGCCGCGACGATATTTAACGACGCCATGATTGGCATTCACGGCGGCGAGCCACCGGCGGTGGCCGAGGCGTACTTGTTTAACGGTACGGTCGTCGATGTGGGTGGTGGATCGGGCAACATGCTAATCCACATCCTCAAGCGATACCCCGAGGTGAAAGGCACGCTGTTCGAGCTGGCACACGTCGCCGACGCGGCGCGCGCCAACCTGGATGCGGCCGGCGTCGCGAATCGGTGCGTGGTGCAGACGGGCAACTTCTTCGAAAGCGTCCCGAGCGGAGGAGACATCTATCTACTGTCGCACATCATCCACGACTGGGACGAACCGAGCTGCGTCAAGATCCTGAGCAACTGCCGCAAGGCGAAGAACCGAGGCGGCAAGGTTCTCTTGGTGGAGATGGTGGTGCCAGCCCCGAACCAGCCGCACCCCGCAAAGGAACTCGACTTGGTCATGCTCACGGTGCCGGGGGGCCGCGAGAGGTCCGAGGCCGAATATGGGCAGCTGCTCGAAAAGGCTGGCCTCAAACTTTCCCGCGTCATTCCCACCAAGAGCCCGGTCAGCATCATCGAAGCGCAGTAG